The following proteins are encoded in a genomic region of Peromyscus eremicus chromosome 14, PerEre_H2_v1, whole genome shotgun sequence:
- the LOC131924182 gene encoding uncharacterized protein LOC131924182 isoform X2 — protein MLKNIAHDLRCCLPPEAVLRSEQLALQKIRQQPEPTVHVDAFLYDEDVIDSLCEEGKMSRNYCTVCGSHRTAPLGFISHSFSLVELKFIYHHVLPDLSGKLLVDIGSRLGTVLYGGYFYSSAAQLCGVELNGEFCQLQEMVIKKYQFSDRIKVLHADICTQGSLLQSADVIVMNNVFEYFLTEAEQVSAWNYIIQNVRKQGSLLVTVPSLQDSLVGLEINVQLSSWVEEIPLNLDVYPQRDIDREALEQIHLYKVL, from the exons ATGCTGAAGAACATAGCCCACGACCTTCGCTGCTGCTTGCCCCCAGAGGCTGTGCTGCGCTCCGAACAGCTAGCCCTTCAGAAA ATCCGACAGCAGCCGGAACCCACAGTTCACGTTGATGCATTCCTTTATGATGAAGACGTTATTGATTCGTTATGTGAAGAAGGAAAAATGAGCAGAAACTACTGTACTGTGTGTGGCTCTCACCGGACGGCACCTTTGG GATTTATTTCTCATTCCTTCTCCCTCGTGGAGCTGAAGTTCATCTATCACCATGTACTGCCCGACCTGTCAGGGAAGCTCTTGGTTGACATTGGCTCCAGACTTGGCACAGTGCTCTATGGG GGCTATTTTTACAGCTCAGCCGCACAGCTCTGTGGAGTAGAACTGAATGGAGAATTTTGCCAGTTGCAGGAAATGGTCATTAAAAAATACCAGTTCAGTGACAGAATAAAG GTGCTTCATGCAGACATCTGCACCCAAGGCTCCCTTCTGCAAAGTGCCGATGTCATTGTGATGAACAATGTCTTCGAATATTTTCTTACTGAGGCTGAACAGGTCAG TGCCTGGAACTACATCATCCAAAATGTAAGGAAACAAGGGTCACTGTTAGTGACAGTACCGAGTCTCCAAGATTCTCTCGTAGGTCTTGAG ATTAATGTGCAGCTGTCCTCCTGGGTGGAAGAGATACCACTGAACCTCGATGTGTACCCACAAAGGGACATTGACAGAGAAGCTCTGGAACAAATTCATTTATATAAGGTTCTCTAG